The DNA window TGCCGCAACCGCCGAGTACCAGCCAGAACGTTCCGATGAACTCCGCACCGAGTCGCTTGATCATGTCGTTTTCCTCCGAGTGATGGGACTTGCCCTCGGCAGGGGATCGGACGGTTGTCCCGTTCAGGCGGGGAACGACGCGTCGCGACCCCATTCAGCCGAGTCGATTCTCATGCTGGCGGATAACGTGAAAATGAGCAACCGGTCACAAAAGTGTGCCGAATGCGACGCCGCGCGCGAGCGCGGCAAAATTGCCGCGTCGCGTGTGCACAGCGGGTGAGGTCAGCGGGCGCTGCTCAGTCGGGCCGAGGAAAATCGCAGCCCCTCGGCTTGGCCGAGCGCCTCCTTGAGCTGTTCCGACGAGTTCGCCTGCAGCCAGATGTGCGCGAGCTTGCCGTTGCCGACGTCGATCAGCGTTTCGCGCACCTGGACATTGGGCTTGCCGGCCAGTTCGCCGCGGTACCAATGCATGGAACGGCCGTCGATGGAGCCGGCCTCGGCGCGGTCGCCGCGGCGCGGTTCGAACGGCGACTTGGCGGCGATGTAAAGGCCGAAGGCCTCGCTGCCGTCGCTGTTGCGGATCGCCCGGCAGAAGTCCGAATCGGGGCCGGCCCGATACTCCCAGCGCAGATCGGTGCCGTCGGGCAATTGCGGGCAGGCGCCGCCGTCGGCGGCGGCAGGGTCCTGCGCCTGGGCGCAGGCGACGAAGAGCAAAACCAACCATGGCCAAGCGTGTTGGCCTTTCCCACCTGACTTCACGACACGTCCCCCTGAACCTGGAATAGGTCAAACGGTGTTGAGAGCCTTTGCAGGTTGTGACCTTAGTTCAGTTCGAGTCGGTTGACAAACGTTAAAGCACTATTCAGGTAACGGAATGAACTCATGCTCTCCGGGAATAAGGCCGAAGCGGCCTTCGGTCCAGTCGAGCTTGGCCTGTTCGATGCGCTCACGCGAACTTGAGACGAAGTTCCACCACAGGTGCCGCGGGCCGTCGAGCGGTTCGCCGCCCAGCAACATGGCCTTGAGCGGGGTTTTGGCGCGCAGCCGCGGACGGGTGCCGGGCTCGAGCAACACCAGGTGTTTTTCCGGCAGATCGGCGCCGTCGAGCTGGGCTTCGCCCTCGAGCAGGTACAGCGCGCGCTCGGCGTGGCTGTCTTCGATGTCCAATTGCGCGTCCGGGTAGAGATCGATCGCGACGTAGAGGGTGTCGGCGAACACCCGCACCGGCGATTCCTCGCCGAAGCCGCGGCCGGCGACGATGCGCAGCCAGGCGCCGTCGCGGCTCTGCTGCGGCAGGGTCGCGGCGGGGTGGTGGTGGAAGGCCGGCGCGGTTTCCTCGAACGAGCGCGGCAGCGCGACCCAGGTCTGCATGCCGTGCAGCGCATGGCCGTCGGCGCGCGGGCCTTGCGGGGTGCGCTCGGAGTGGGCGATGCCGCGGCCGGCGGTCATCCAGTTGACGTCGCCGGGAGCGATGTCCTGCACGCTGCCGAGGCTGTCGCGATGGCCGATCGAGCCGGCCCACAGGAAGGTCACCGTGGCCAGGCCGATATGCGGATGCGGGCGCACGTCGATGCCGCGGCCGGGCTCGAACAGCGCCGGGCCCATGTGATCGACGAACACGAACGGGCCGATCGAGCGGGCCTGGATGGACGGCACGGCGCGGCGGACCTGGAAGCCGCCGAGGTCGTGGACGCGCGGGGCGATGATCGTGGTCATGGTCGCGATTCCTGCAGGATGATGCCCGCAGGGTCGCACGAGTGCGCGGCAATCGCGCTACCGGCCCTGCAACTCGGTGTTGCGGCGACGGCGTCGTGCGGCGCGACAGGCGCGCCTCGTGCCGAGTCGCCGGGCGAGAGCCGCGGATGGAACGCGTGGCCCGCGCCGGACGGCGCCGCGTTCATTTCGCGTCGATCTTGAGCGTCGCGTTGGGCGGATCGGCGAAGTCCAGGCCCTGCACTTCGATCGTCCAGGCGCCGGCGCTGCGGCGCGGATCGCTGA is part of the Lysobacter firmicutimachus genome and encodes:
- a CDS encoding pirin family protein produces the protein MTTIIAPRVHDLGGFQVRRAVPSIQARSIGPFVFVDHMGPALFEPGRGIDVRPHPHIGLATVTFLWAGSIGHRDSLGSVQDIAPGDVNWMTAGRGIAHSERTPQGPRADGHALHGMQTWVALPRSFEETAPAFHHHPAATLPQQSRDGAWLRIVAGRGFGEESPVRVFADTLYVAIDLYPDAQLDIEDSHAERALYLLEGEAQLDGADLPEKHLVLLEPGTRPRLRAKTPLKAMLLGGEPLDGPRHLWWNFVSSSRERIEQAKLDWTEGRFGLIPGEHEFIPLPE